In one window of Prevotella fusca JCM 17724 DNA:
- the murG gene encoding undecaprenyldiphospho-muramoylpentapeptide beta-N-acetylglucosaminyltransferase, whose product MDEELRIIISGGGTGGHIFPAVSIANAIKAKHPKAKILFVGAEGRMEMQRVPAAGYEIKGLPIKGFDRAHKLKNFEVLFKLWKSLRMARQIIKDFNPQVAVGVGGYASGATLYECAKMGIPCLIQEQNSYAGVTNKLLSKRVKKICVAYEGMERFFPAEKIIMTGNPVRQNVLSTPLSVEEARKSFGLAPDRKTILLVGGSLGARTVNRSVMEHLDLIANTDVQFIWQTGKFYNQQIMDFMKGKELPNLKIMDFISDMGAAYKAADLVISRAGASSISEFQLIGKPVILVPSPNVAEDHQTKNAMALVNKNAALCVKDVEAPDTLLKLALETIADDRKLATLSENVKKMGLKDSADVIADEVFRLIKG is encoded by the coding sequence ATGGACGAGGAATTAAGAATTATCATCAGCGGTGGCGGTACGGGAGGACATATCTTCCCGGCTGTATCAATTGCCAATGCCATCAAGGCGAAGCATCCGAAGGCAAAGATTCTCTTTGTGGGTGCTGAAGGACGCATGGAGATGCAACGTGTGCCTGCTGCTGGTTACGAGATAAAGGGTCTGCCCATCAAGGGATTTGACCGTGCCCACAAACTGAAGAACTTTGAAGTATTGTTCAAGCTCTGGAAAAGTCTTCGTATGGCACGGCAGATCATCAAAGACTTCAATCCACAGGTAGCTGTGGGCGTCGGAGGCTATGCCAGTGGCGCAACACTCTATGAGTGTGCCAAGATGGGGATTCCCTGTCTTATCCAAGAGCAGAATTCCTACGCCGGTGTTACCAACAAGCTCTTGTCAAAGCGTGTGAAGAAGATTTGCGTTGCTTACGAAGGTATGGAGCGTTTCTTCCCTGCAGAGAAGATTATCATGACTGGCAACCCTGTCCGCCAGAATGTCCTCTCTACCCCACTATCAGTTGAGGAAGCACGCAAGAGTTTCGGACTTGCCCCGGACAGGAAGACGATTCTCCTTGTCGGTGGTAGTCTTGGTGCAAGGACGGTAAACCGTTCTGTCATGGAACACCTTGACCTCATTGCCAACACTGATGTTCAGTTCATCTGGCAGACTGGTAAGTTCTACAACCAACAGATAATGGACTTCATGAAAGGTAAGGAACTGCCGAATCTGAAAATCATGGACTTCATCAGCGACATGGGAGCCGCCTACAAGGCTGCTGACCTTGTTATCAGCCGTGCCGGTGCAAGTTCCATCAGCGAATTCCAACTCATCGGAAAGCCTGTTATTCTGGTTCCAAGTCCGAATGTAGCTGAAGACCATCAGACAAAGAATGCTATGGCACTGGTCAACAAGAATGCCGCACTCTGCGTAAAGGATGTTGAGGCACCTGACACATTGCTTAAACTCGCCCTCGAGACTATTGCCGACGACAGGAAGCTGGCTACGCTGAGCGAGAATGTAAAGAAGATGGGACTCAAGGATTCTGCTGACGTCATCGCTGACGAGGTGTTCCGGCTCATCAAAGGCTAA
- the murC gene encoding UDP-N-acetylmuramate--L-alanine ligase — protein sequence MELKDIKSVYFVGAGGIGMSAIARYFLHKGMKVAGYDKTPSELTHNLKKEGMDIHYEENIQLVPAACKEPASTLVIYTPAVPSNHAELVYFRENGFEIQKRAQVLGTLTRTHKGLCFAGTHGKTTTSSMCAHLMHQSHLDCNAFLGGISKNYGTNYILSDHSDYVVIEADEFDRSFHWLRPWMSVITSTDPDHLDIYGTEEAYLESFRHYTELIQQGGALIIRKGLKMKQHVQDGVKVYDYSRDEGDFHAENVRIENGTITFDFISPIENVKNIELGQPIPINIENSISAMAMAQLNGCTADELRNGMKTYGGVDRRFDFKIKNERHVFLSDYAHHPKEILQSAKSLKELYTDRKVTAIFQPHLYTRTRDFYKEFADALSHFDEVVLTEIYPAREEPIPGVTSSLIYDNLRPDIEKQMIQKDNVLDFVNSRDFDVLVVLGAGNLDNYVPQIADILNKK from the coding sequence ATGGAACTCAAAGATATTAAATCAGTTTATTTCGTAGGTGCAGGCGGCATCGGCATGAGTGCTATTGCCCGCTACTTCCTTCACAAAGGAATGAAGGTAGCTGGATATGACAAGACTCCGTCCGAACTCACCCATAACCTGAAGAAAGAGGGTATGGATATTCACTATGAGGAGAATATCCAACTTGTCCCTGCGGCATGCAAAGAACCGGCTTCAACACTGGTTATATACACCCCTGCCGTTCCTTCAAACCATGCAGAACTGGTTTACTTCCGTGAGAACGGCTTTGAGATTCAGAAACGTGCACAGGTACTCGGCACTCTCACCCGCACACACAAGGGACTTTGCTTTGCCGGCACACACGGAAAGACAACAACTTCCAGTATGTGTGCACACCTTATGCACCAGAGTCATCTGGACTGCAACGCCTTCCTTGGTGGCATTTCCAAGAACTACGGCACTAACTATATCCTCTCTGACCACAGCGACTATGTTGTGATTGAGGCGGATGAATTCGACCGTTCTTTCCACTGGCTCCGCCCTTGGATGAGCGTCATCACCTCTACAGACCCCGACCATCTGGACATCTATGGCACAGAAGAGGCTTACCTTGAGAGCTTCCGTCACTATACGGAACTCATCCAGCAGGGCGGTGCACTCATTATCCGCAAAGGGCTGAAGATGAAGCAGCATGTTCAGGACGGCGTGAAGGTTTACGACTACAGTCGTGACGAAGGCGATTTCCATGCCGAGAATGTGCGCATTGAAAACGGAACCATTACCTTCGACTTCATTTCTCCTATCGAGAACGTAAAGAACATAGAGTTAGGACAACCCATCCCTATCAATATAGAGAACAGCATTTCTGCAATGGCGATGGCACAGCTCAACGGCTGTACGGCTGATGAACTACGTAACGGCATGAAAACATACGGTGGTGTTGACCGTCGTTTCGACTTCAAAATCAAGAACGAACGCCACGTATTCCTCTCTGACTATGCCCATCATCCAAAGGAGATTCTGCAGAGTGCAAAGAGTCTCAAGGAGCTTTACACAGACAGAAAGGTCACAGCCATCTTCCAGCCACACCTCTATACCCGTACACGTGACTTCTATAAAGAGTTTGCTGATGCACTCAGTCATTTTGACGAGGTGGTCTTGACCGAGATTTATCCTGCACGCGAAGAGCCTATTCCAGGCGTAACGAGCAGTCTCATCTACGACAATCTCCGTCCTGACATTGAGAAACAGATGATCCAGAAGGACAACGTCCTCGACTTCGTCAACTCACGGGACTTTGACGTACTAGTAGTGCTGGGCGCTGGCAATCTTGACAATTATGTCCCACAGATTGCCGATATACTCAACAAAAAGTAA
- a CDS encoding cell division protein FtsQ/DivIB codes for MHIRWKKIIITALDIVLAIYLIMAITAWNKPDESKMLCSKVNINISDSNNAGFLTAGEIKHILEKAHLYPLKKNMSDINPRDIEEALKIGPFVKTAECYKTKDGHINISITQRMPIIRIKSKHGADFYLDDNGGILPNSNYTSDLIIATGNIDNNFARLYVAPLAKAISASPLWLNQIEQINVLPDRGIELVPRVGDHIIFMGYLPQNKGPWTRKHEINLFVMKKLSRLEKFYRYGLSQAGWNKYSYIDIEFDNQIICKRRDEKAEKAEQEELTKEAKAEQAENNQRTEEEEREKARKEVERQEHATDGPTE; via the coding sequence ATGCACATTCGGTGGAAAAAGATAATTATCACTGCGCTGGACATCGTGCTGGCTATCTATCTCATCATGGCTATAACCGCATGGAACAAGCCTGATGAGAGCAAGATGCTGTGCTCCAAGGTGAACATCAACATATCCGATTCCAACAACGCAGGCTTTCTTACCGCCGGAGAAATCAAACATATCTTAGAGAAAGCCCACCTTTACCCACTCAAAAAAAACATGTCGGACATCAATCCGCGTGACATTGAGGAAGCCTTGAAAATAGGACCATTCGTAAAGACAGCAGAGTGTTACAAGACAAAAGACGGACACATCAACATCAGCATCACACAGCGCATGCCGATTATCCGTATCAAAAGCAAACACGGGGCTGACTTCTATCTTGACGACAATGGCGGAATACTTCCCAACTCCAACTACACCAGCGACTTGATTATCGCCACGGGCAATATTGACAACAACTTTGCCCGTCTTTACGTTGCTCCGCTTGCCAAGGCTATCAGTGCTTCACCGCTGTGGTTGAACCAGATTGAACAAATAAATGTCTTGCCAGACAGGGGAATAGAATTAGTCCCGCGCGTTGGCGACCATATCATCTTCATGGGCTATTTGCCACAGAACAAAGGTCCTTGGACACGGAAACATGAGATAAACCTCTTCGTAATGAAGAAGCTGTCACGTCTGGAGAAATTCTACCGATATGGACTTTCACAGGCCGGATGGAACAAATACTCTTACATCGACATAGAATTCGACAACCAAATCATCTGTAAACGACGCGATGAAAAAGCCGAGAAAGCTGAACAGGAGGAACTGACAAAGGAGGCAAAAGCCGAACAGGCTGAGAACAATCAACGTACAGAAGAGGAGGAAAGGGAGAAAGCCCGCAAGGAAGTTGAACGGCAGGAGCATGCCACAGACGGACCTACGGAATAA
- the ftsA gene encoding cell division protein FtsA — translation MAEFIVAIELGSSKITGIAGKKNLDGSISVLAVVKEDASQCIRKGVVYNIDKTGQCLTGIINKLRKQLKHEISQVYVGVGGQSIRSVRNVIVKDLPTDTIITSDMINELMDANRNMTYPEQEILDAATQEYKVDNQYSLDPVGIKATRLEGNFLNILWRKAFYDNLNNCFEKSGISIAEMYLAPLAMADAVLSEAEKRGGCVLVDFGADTTTVSVYYKNILRHLAVIPLGGNNITKDIASLQMEEKDAEAMKLKYGSAYTENNDIDNNLKYSIDAERSIDSRKFIEIVEARVEEIIENVWCQVPSDYADKLLGGFILTGGGMNLKNIERCIRNITHIDKIRKANFVTHTITSSNADITAKHGDMNTILGLLAKGDMNCAGPEYNPAQNNLFNNNEVTVATPTEQPYTPTANNRQGQGIVPTPEEKKKAEAERRKREEEERKQREEEEARERELEEEKRRNSFWNKFSRKVKEFGKTIIAEDEE, via the coding sequence ATGGCAGAGTTCATAGTAGCCATTGAATTAGGCTCATCAAAGATTACGGGAATCGCTGGCAAAAAGAATCTTGACGGCAGCATCTCCGTGCTTGCCGTTGTAAAGGAAGACGCATCACAGTGTATTCGCAAGGGTGTCGTCTACAACATCGACAAGACCGGACAGTGCCTCACTGGCATCATCAACAAACTGAGAAAGCAACTGAAGCATGAGATTTCCCAGGTCTATGTTGGCGTGGGAGGTCAGTCCATACGCAGTGTACGCAACGTTATCGTAAAGGATCTGCCAACAGATACTATCATCACGTCAGACATGATTAACGAGTTGATGGATGCCAACCGCAACATGACTTATCCAGAGCAGGAGATTCTCGATGCTGCCACACAGGAATACAAGGTTGACAATCAGTACTCTCTTGACCCGGTTGGTATCAAGGCTACCCGTCTGGAGGGTAACTTCCTCAACATTCTCTGGCGCAAGGCTTTCTACGACAACCTTAACAACTGCTTTGAGAAGTCGGGCATCTCTATTGCTGAGATGTATCTTGCACCATTGGCAATGGCTGATGCCGTACTGAGCGAGGCTGAGAAACGTGGCGGCTGCGTATTGGTTGACTTTGGTGCTGACACGACTACCGTTTCCGTCTATTACAAGAACATTCTCCGCCATCTGGCTGTCATCCCATTGGGTGGCAACAACATCACAAAGGACATTGCAAGTCTGCAGATGGAAGAGAAAGATGCCGAGGCTATGAAGCTCAAGTATGGTTCAGCTTATACGGAGAACAATGATATCGACAACAACCTGAAATATTCCATCGATGCTGAACGTAGCATTGACAGCCGCAAGTTCATCGAGATTGTTGAGGCACGTGTTGAGGAAATCATTGAGAATGTATGGTGCCAGGTACCGTCTGACTATGCTGATAAGCTCCTCGGCGGATTCATCCTCACAGGTGGCGGAATGAACTTGAAGAACATTGAGCGTTGTATCCGCAACATCACACATATCGACAAGATTCGTAAGGCAAACTTCGTCACACACACCATTACTTCAAGCAATGCCGACATTACAGCCAAGCATGGTGACATGAACACCATCCTCGGTCTGCTGGCAAAGGGAGACATGAACTGTGCCGGACCAGAATACAACCCAGCACAGAACAACCTCTTCAACAACAACGAAGTAACAGTAGCTACCCCTACCGAGCAGCCTTACACACCGACGGCAAACAACCGCCAGGGACAGGGAATCGTCCCTACACCAGAAGAGAAGAAGAAGGCCGAAGCTGAACGTCGTAAGCGTGAGGAAGAAGAGCGCAAGCAGCGTGAGGAAGAGGAAGCAAGAGAGCGCGAACTCGAAGAGGAAAAGCGTCGCAACAGCTTCTGGAACAAATTCTCACGCAAAGTGAAAGAGTTTGGAAAAACGATTATAGCCGAGGATGAAGAATAA
- the ftsZ gene encoding cell division protein FtsZ — MVDNNNKIDILDFGDGDVADSIIKVIGVGGGGGNAVNHMYREGIHDVTFVLCNTDAQALNDSPVPVHLRLGKEGLGAGNRPERARQAAEDTIEDIKNMLNDGTKMAFITAGMGGGTGTGAAPVIARVSKELGILTVGIVTIPFRFEGAKKIDQALDGVEEMAKHVDALLVINNERLREIYPELSLLNGFRKADDTLSVAAKSIAEIITVHGIMNLDFNDVKTVLKDGGVAIMSTGYGEGEGRVKQAIEDALNSPLLNDNDVYKSKKILLSINFNSDDKDNPGLTMEEMGDVTEFMNHFSADFELKWGLAIDPELDKKVKVTILATGFGIEDVDGMGNHIKKQTQEDAARLAEEEEKAAERRDRRERFYKDNNSSQYKHRPHIYRFTADELDNEDVILAVENTPTYKRTKQMIKDIKRISTPEQDVQENENKDTVEGVISFV; from the coding sequence ATGGTAGACAACAATAACAAAATAGATATATTAGACTTCGGTGACGGTGATGTTGCCGACAGCATCATCAAGGTCATTGGTGTCGGTGGCGGCGGCGGCAACGCCGTTAACCACATGTACAGAGAAGGAATCCATGACGTTACCTTCGTACTCTGCAACACGGATGCACAAGCCCTCAACGACTCTCCTGTTCCAGTTCATCTGCGGCTTGGCAAGGAGGGATTAGGAGCTGGCAACCGCCCTGAGCGGGCACGCCAGGCAGCTGAAGACACGATCGAGGACATCAAGAATATGCTTAATGACGGTACGAAGATGGCGTTTATCACTGCCGGAATGGGTGGCGGTACGGGTACTGGTGCAGCACCTGTCATCGCACGTGTCAGCAAGGAGCTGGGCATCCTTACCGTGGGTATTGTTACTATTCCCTTCCGATTCGAGGGAGCTAAGAAGATTGACCAGGCTTTGGATGGTGTTGAGGAGATGGCAAAGCACGTTGATGCACTGCTCGTTATCAACAACGAGCGTCTACGTGAGATTTATCCGGAACTGAGCTTGCTCAATGGTTTCCGCAAGGCTGATGACACACTGAGCGTGGCTGCCAAGAGTATTGCAGAAATCATCACCGTTCACGGTATTATGAATCTCGACTTCAATGATGTCAAGACTGTCCTCAAGGATGGTGGCGTTGCTATCATGTCAACCGGTTATGGTGAAGGTGAGGGTCGTGTGAAGCAGGCGATTGAGGATGCACTCAACTCACCGTTGCTCAACGATAACGATGTCTATAAGTCAAAGAAGATTCTGCTCTCTATCAACTTCAACAGTGACGACAAGGACAACCCTGGCCTGACGATGGAGGAGATGGGTGACGTAACGGAATTCATGAACCACTTCAGTGCTGACTTCGAACTGAAATGGGGACTTGCCATTGACCCTGAACTTGACAAGAAGGTCAAGGTTACTATCCTTGCAACTGGCTTCGGCATTGAGGACGTTGACGGTATGGGCAACCATATCAAGAAGCAGACACAGGAAGATGCCGCACGTCTTGCAGAGGAAGAGGAGAAAGCTGCTGAGCGTCGCGACCGTCGTGAGCGTTTCTATAAGGACAACAACAGCTCTCAATACAAGCACCGTCCACACATCTACCGCTTCACAGCCGACGAGCTCGACAACGAGGATGTTATCCTTGCTGTAGAGAACACACCGACCTACAAGCGTACCAAGCAGATGATCAAGGACATCAAACGCATCAGTACTCCTGAACAGGATGTACAGGAGAACGAAAACAAGGATACCGTTGAGGGTGTCATCAGCTTCGTATAA
- a CDS encoding YeiH family protein — protein sequence MKLTEQLSSMLHGVLLITLFACAAFYIGDMGWVKALSLSPMVVGIILGMLYANSLRNNLPETWVPGIAFCGKRVLRFGIILYGFRLTFQDVVAVGFSAIIVDAIIVCGTILLGVLLGKLLKMDRSIALLAACGSGICGAAAVLGVDGAIRPKPYKTAVAVATVVIFGTLSMFLYPVLYRAGVFDLTPDAMGIYTGSTIHEVAHVVGAGNAMGAAVSNSAIIVKMIRVMMLVPVLLVIAFFVAKDVAGRSEEAGGSSKINIPWFAILFLVVIGFNSLNLLPKELVDFINTLDTFLLTMAMSALGAETSIDKFKKAGFKPFLLAAILWCWLIVGGYCLAKYLVPVLGVGC from the coding sequence ATGAAATTAACAGAACAGCTCAGCAGTATGCTTCATGGCGTGCTGCTGATTACCTTGTTTGCCTGTGCAGCGTTCTATATCGGTGATATGGGATGGGTGAAGGCACTTTCGTTAAGTCCGATGGTCGTTGGTATCATCCTGGGTATGCTTTATGCCAATAGCCTTCGCAATAATCTTCCAGAGACCTGGGTGCCGGGCATTGCCTTCTGTGGGAAGCGTGTGTTGCGCTTCGGCATTATCCTTTATGGCTTTCGTCTGACCTTTCAAGACGTGGTAGCTGTGGGCTTTTCTGCTATAATTGTGGATGCGATTATCGTATGCGGAACAATTCTCTTGGGTGTTTTGCTGGGCAAGCTCTTGAAAATGGACCGCAGTATAGCCCTTTTGGCTGCTTGTGGGAGTGGTATCTGTGGAGCTGCAGCGGTGTTAGGAGTGGATGGGGCTATCCGTCCGAAGCCTTATAAGACAGCTGTGGCGGTAGCGACGGTGGTAATCTTCGGTACACTATCCATGTTCCTGTATCCTGTTCTTTATCGGGCAGGAGTCTTTGACTTAACGCCAGACGCAATGGGAATCTATACTGGTTCAACGATTCATGAGGTGGCTCATGTCGTTGGTGCAGGTAATGCAATGGGGGCAGCTGTGAGCAATTCTGCGATTATCGTTAAGATGATTCGTGTGATGATGCTTGTGCCTGTATTGCTGGTCATTGCTTTCTTTGTGGCAAAGGATGTTGCAGGACGAAGTGAGGAAGCTGGCGGTAGTAGCAAGATAAACATCCCTTGGTTTGCTATTCTCTTCCTTGTTGTCATCGGTTTTAACTCCTTGAATTTACTTCCGAAAGAGCTTGTTGATTTTATCAATACACTTGATACTTTTCTCCTTACAATGGCAATGTCTGCTTTAGGTGCAGAGACGAGTATTGATAAGTTCAAGAAAGCAGGTTTCAAGCCTTTTCTCTTGGCTGCTATCCTTTGGTGCTGGCTGATAGTTGGAGGTTATTGCTTAGCAAAGTATCTGGTGCCTGTGTTGGGTGTTGGGTGTTAA
- the recO gene encoding DNA repair protein RecO has protein sequence MILKSKAIVLRSLKFGDSSLIIDMFTELEGRISFITRIPKTAKGKIKKQYFQPLTLLDLEFDYRQRTSLQRIKEVRILRPYGSIPFDPVKSAILLFLSEFLYYVTRGEQQNVHLYNYVCASMEWLDEAERDYANFHLVFMMRLSRFVGFFPNLDAFQPGACFDLRNATFTSRVPLHPDYLLPVEAAGINRLIRMDYENMHLFRLSRHERNQISDTVLRYYRIHVPDMPELKSFHVLRELFS, from the coding sequence ATGATTTTAAAGTCAAAGGCTATAGTTCTGCGTTCTCTGAAGTTCGGTGATTCATCGCTGATAATCGACATGTTTACCGAGCTCGAGGGGCGTATTTCCTTTATTACACGTATTCCCAAGACGGCTAAAGGCAAAATCAAGAAGCAGTATTTCCAACCGCTGACCCTGCTTGACCTTGAGTTTGATTACCGCCAGCGTACGTCATTGCAACGGATAAAGGAGGTGCGCATCCTCCGCCCTTACGGCTCTATCCCCTTTGATCCGGTAAAGTCGGCTATTCTTCTTTTCCTTTCTGAATTCCTTTATTATGTTACGCGCGGTGAACAGCAGAATGTCCACCTATATAATTATGTGTGTGCGAGTATGGAATGGCTGGATGAGGCTGAGCGTGATTACGCCAATTTCCACCTTGTCTTCATGATGCGTCTGAGCCGTTTTGTGGGTTTCTTCCCTAATCTTGATGCCTTTCAGCCCGGTGCCTGCTTTGACCTTCGCAATGCCACTTTTACCAGTCGTGTTCCGCTTCATCCTGACTACCTGCTCCCTGTTGAAGCAGCTGGCATCAACCGTCTCATCCGTATGGACTATGAGAATATGCACCTCTTCCGCCTTTCCCGTCACGAGCGCAACCAAATCTCTGATACGGTCCTGCGTTATTATCGCATCCATGTGCCTGATATGCCCGAACTGAAGAGCTTTCACGTGCTGCGTGAGCTGTTTAGTTAA
- the rpsT gene encoding 30S ribosomal protein S20, which translates to MANHKSSLKRIRQDKVKTLHNKYYAKTMRNAVRKLRNMTDKEEAVKLYPTVQKMLDKLVKTNIIHQNKAANLKSALCKHVAALG; encoded by the coding sequence ATGGCAAATCACAAATCATCATTGAAGAGAATCCGTCAGGACAAGGTTAAGACCCTGCACAACAAATATTATGCTAAGACTATGCGTAACGCCGTTCGCAAGTTGCGTAATATGACGGATAAGGAAGAGGCTGTCAAGCTCTACCCTACCGTGCAGAAGATGTTGGACAAATTGGTTAAGACCAATATCATCCACCAGAACAAGGCAGCTAACTTGAAGTCTGCTCTCTGCAAGCACGTAGCTGCATTGGGATAA
- the gyrB gene encoding DNA topoisomerase (ATP-hydrolyzing) subunit B translates to MVENQENENNYSASNIQVLEGLEAVRKRPAMYIGDISEKGLHHLINETVDNSIDEAMAGYCQSIEVTINEDNSITVEDDGRGIPVDEHEKLHKSALEVVMTVLHAGGKFDKGSYKVSGGLHGVGVSCVNALSSHMKSQVFRDGKIYQQEYEKGKPLYPVKVIGETEKTGTRQQFWPDSDIFTTTVYQWDIVARRMRELAYLNAGIKITLSDLRPDPETGKTHTEVFHAKDGLKEFVRYVDRHRQHLFDDVIYLKTEKQNIPIEVAVMYNTDYTENIHSYVNNINTIEGGTHLQGFRTALTRTLKTYADNDPQISKQLEKAKIEIAGEDFREGLTAVISIKVAEPQFEGQTKTKLGNSEVSGAVQQAVGEALSDYLEEHPNEAKMICNKVILAATARIAARKARESVQRKNVMSGGGLPGKLADCSNKDPKDCEIFLVEGDSAGGSAKQGRDRYTQAILPLRGKILNVEKVQRHRVFEAESVMNIIQSIGVRFGVEDEGDFEANTDKLRYDKIIIMTDADVDGSHIDTLIMTLFYRYMPKVIEQGHLYIATPPLYKCTYKKISEYCYTEQQRQAFIDKYANGSEDGKTIHTQRYKGLGEMNPEQLWETTMDPKTRLLKQVTIENAADADEIFSMLMGDDVEPRREFIEKNATYANIDA, encoded by the coding sequence ATGGTAGAAAATCAAGAAAACGAGAATAATTACTCCGCCAGTAACATCCAGGTCCTCGAAGGTCTGGAAGCAGTACGCAAGCGTCCTGCCATGTATATTGGCGATATCAGTGAAAAGGGACTCCACCACTTGATTAACGAGACCGTCGACAACTCTATCGACGAAGCTATGGCTGGCTATTGCCAGAGCATCGAGGTTACCATCAACGAAGATAATTCCATCACCGTTGAAGATGACGGTCGTGGTATCCCCGTTGACGAACATGAGAAACTCCACAAGAGCGCCCTTGAAGTCGTTATGACCGTCCTGCACGCAGGTGGCAAGTTCGACAAGGGTTCTTACAAAGTCAGCGGTGGTCTGCATGGTGTGGGTGTAAGTTGTGTGAATGCACTTTCATCACACATGAAGTCACAGGTCTTCCGTGATGGTAAAATCTATCAGCAGGAGTACGAGAAGGGGAAGCCGCTCTATCCTGTAAAGGTTATTGGCGAGACTGAAAAGACCGGTACACGCCAGCAGTTCTGGCCAGATTCGGACATCTTCACGACAACAGTCTACCAGTGGGATATCGTTGCACGCCGTATGCGTGAGCTGGCTTATCTGAATGCAGGCATCAAGATTACCCTTTCCGACCTTCGTCCTGACCCTGAAACAGGCAAGACTCACACTGAAGTCTTCCATGCCAAAGACGGTCTGAAGGAGTTTGTCCGTTACGTTGACCGCCATCGTCAGCACCTCTTCGATGATGTTATCTACCTCAAGACCGAGAAGCAGAACATCCCAATCGAGGTCGCTGTGATGTACAACACCGACTATACAGAGAACATCCACTCATACGTTAACAATATCAACACCATCGAGGGTGGTACTCATCTGCAGGGATTCCGTACCGCATTGACACGTACACTTAAGACATACGCTGACAATGACCCACAGATTTCAAAGCAGTTAGAGAAAGCCAAGATTGAGATTGCAGGTGAAGACTTCCGCGAAGGATTGACAGCTGTCATCTCCATCAAGGTTGCAGAGCCACAGTTTGAGGGTCAGACAAAGACCAAGCTGGGCAACAGCGAGGTCTCTGGTGCCGTCCAGCAGGCTGTCGGTGAGGCACTGTCCGATTACCTTGAGGAGCATCCTAACGAGGCTAAGATGATTTGCAACAAGGTTATCCTTGCTGCTACAGCCCGTATTGCAGCCCGCAAGGCACGTGAGAGCGTACAACGTAAGAACGTGATGAGCGGCGGCGGTCTGCCAGGAAAGCTGGCTGACTGTTCCAACAAGGACCCTAAGGACTGCGAAATCTTCCTTGTCGAGGGTGATTCTGCGGGTGGTTCAGCCAAGCAGGGACGTGACCGTTACACACAAGCAATCCTTCCTCTCCGTGGTAAGATTCTGAATGTTGAGAAGGTTCAGCGTCATCGTGTATTCGAGGCAGAGTCTGTCATGAACATTATTCAGTCTATCGGTGTACGCTTTGGCGTTGAGGATGAAGGCGACTTTGAGGCAAACACCGATAAACTTCGCTACGATAAGATTATCATCATGACCGATGCCGACGTCGATGGTTCTCACATCGACACACTGATCATGACACTCTTCTACCGTTATATGCCAAAGGTTATCGAGCAGGGACACCTGTATATCGCAACTCCACCACTCTACAAGTGTACTTACAAGAAGATAAGCGAATACTGCTACACGGAGCAGCAGCGCCAGGCATTCATTGACAAGTATGCCAACGGAAGTGAAGACGGCAAGACTATCCACACACAACGTTACAAAGGTCTTGGTGAGATGAATCCGGAACAGCTCTGGGAAACCACTATGGACCCGAAGACACGACTCTTAAAGCAGGTAACTATCGAGAATGCTGCTGATGCTGATGAGATTTTCTCAATGCTGATGGGCGATGATGTTGAGCCTCGCCGTGAGTTCATCGAGAAGAACGCAACCTATGCAAACATTGACGCATAA